The following are from one region of the Aquipuribacter hungaricus genome:
- a CDS encoding helix-turn-helix transcriptional regulator produces LRPGRGGRLRAMAVRGGHDPGDGEEVELWLRGGPGEPVSGFVVEAVASAGVDVAVLEPDELRDAVRRQWQGVAAAHEGPVPEGSPPPADDEAPGPVVHGAGATERLSRLLAMVPFVLRREGVTLTELAEHFEVPEKQVVKDLELLFVCGTPGHLPDDLIEADWEGGVVRIGNAEPISRPLRLTSEEAVVLLLGLRLLADVPGPHDRAAVTSAADTLSALTSGQQSPLGLIPDPYGPPTHAATVTTALVQHRRLRLRYLSAGRDELAEREVDPYRIVSDAGRHYLEGWCHRAEQVRLFRLDRVVQAEVLDVPAGRGPAAQPHEPRAPGGQVPHGAADTSVVLRLHRGAHWVAEHYAAVPVVRAGHDAPAPEGALDVRLRVADPERVVRLVLGLGGRAEVLAPGAVRAAVASAAAAALARPAPAGATVGAAGGVPVAGPGGADRHPSG; encoded by the coding sequence CTGCGGCCCGGGCGCGGCGGCCGGCTCCGGGCGATGGCGGTGCGCGGGGGGCACGACCCCGGCGACGGCGAGGAGGTCGAGCTCTGGCTGCGGGGCGGCCCGGGGGAGCCGGTGTCCGGGTTCGTCGTGGAGGCCGTGGCGTCAGCGGGCGTCGACGTGGCGGTGCTGGAGCCCGACGAGCTGCGCGACGCGGTCCGCCGCCAGTGGCAGGGCGTGGCGGCGGCGCACGAGGGTCCCGTCCCCGAGGGCTCCCCGCCGCCGGCGGACGACGAGGCGCCCGGCCCCGTGGTCCACGGCGCCGGTGCCACGGAGCGCCTCAGCCGGCTGCTGGCCATGGTCCCGTTCGTCCTGCGCCGCGAGGGCGTCACCCTCACCGAGCTGGCCGAGCACTTCGAGGTCCCCGAGAAGCAGGTGGTCAAGGACCTCGAGCTCCTGTTCGTCTGCGGCACCCCCGGCCACCTGCCCGACGACCTCATCGAGGCCGACTGGGAGGGCGGCGTGGTGCGGATCGGCAACGCCGAGCCCATCAGCCGGCCGCTGCGCCTCACGTCGGAGGAGGCGGTCGTCCTGCTCCTGGGGCTCCGCCTGCTCGCCGACGTCCCGGGCCCGCACGACAGGGCGGCGGTCACCTCGGCGGCCGACACCCTGTCGGCGCTCACCAGCGGCCAGCAGAGCCCGCTCGGGCTCATCCCCGACCCCTACGGGCCCCCGACCCACGCGGCCACCGTGACGACGGCCCTCGTGCAGCACCGCCGGCTCCGGCTCCGCTACCTCAGCGCGGGCCGCGACGAGCTCGCCGAGCGGGAGGTCGACCCGTACCGGATCGTCTCCGACGCGGGCCGGCACTACCTCGAGGGCTGGTGCCACCGGGCCGAGCAGGTGCGCCTGTTCCGGCTGGACCGGGTCGTCCAGGCCGAGGTGCTCGACGTGCCCGCCGGCCGGGGTCCCGCCGCCCAGCCGCACGAGCCGCGGGCCCCCGGCGGCCAGGTCCCGCACGGCGCCGCCGACACCTCGGTCGTCCTGCGGCTGCACCGCGGCGCCCACTGGGTCGCCGAGCACTACGCCGCCGTGCCGGTGGTGCGCGCCGGCCACGACGCCCCCGCCCCGGAGGGCGCCCTGGACGTCAGGCTCCGGGTCGCGGACCCCGAGCGGGTCGTCCGCCTCGTGCTGGGCCTGGGGGGCCGGGCGGAGGTGCTGGCCCCGGGGGCGGTCCGTGCCGCCGTCGCCTCCGCCGCGGCAGCCGCGCTGGCCCGTCCGGCCCCCGCCGGGGCCACGGTGGGTGCGGCCGGCGGCGTCCCGGTGGC